From a region of the Arachis ipaensis cultivar K30076 chromosome B09, Araip1.1, whole genome shotgun sequence genome:
- the LOC110267247 gene encoding uncharacterized protein LOC110267247 isoform X2 codes for MNNEGNPKRKRLRTLSQIESQRSPLKMRSPVKNSGKIQFTSAYALLKQFQFKREHVLAACGDSSKHETMKKGKMPKKKLTRVDDEGQRKMATKKITNMKDREDQIKMPTKNCNEENHLVKMKANEHEGQSGKKPSRKKVPMKKSKVEDDKTKMKTNDANGQSKKPTNKKMPMKKLNEEDANEEEHKIESLIPAMTLDEFFEKYGISLDENDEEYEYDYDDHNPSVGDSNDSQLGNAFIPFFQ; via the coding sequence ATGAACAATGAAGGAAATCCCAAAAGAAAAAGGTTAAGGACCCTATCACAAATAGAGTCACAAAGAAGTCCCTTGAAGATGAGGAGTCCAGtaaaaaattcaggaaaaattCAATTCACGAGTGCTTATGCATTGCTAAAACAATTTCAATTCAAAAGGGAACATGTTTTAGCTGCATGTGGGGATAGTAGTAAACATGAGACAATGAAAAAGGGCAAGATGCCGAAAAAGAAGCTGACAAGAGTTGACGATGAAGGTCAAAGGAAAATGGCAACCAAGAAGATAACAAACATGAAAGACCGTGAGGATCAAATCAAGATGCCAACAAAAAACTGCAACGAAGAAAATCATCTAGTCAAGATGAAAGCCAATGAACATGAGGGTCAAAGTGGGAAGAAGCCATCCAGGAAGAAGGTGCCAATGAAGAAATCAAAGGTGGAAGATGATAAAACCAAGATGAAAACCAATGACGCTAATGGTCAAAGCAAGAAGCCGACCAATAAGAAGATGCCGATGAAGAAATTGAATGAAGAAGATGCTAACGAAGAAGAACATAAGATTGAGTCTCTTATCCCAGCTATGACTTTGGATGAATTCTTTGAAAAATATGGGATATcattggatgaaaatgatgaagaatATGAATATGATTATGATGATCACAATCCAAGTGTTGGTGATAGTAATGATAGTCAACTCggtaatgcctttatcccttttTTTCAATAG
- the LOC110267247 gene encoding uncharacterized protein LOC110267247 isoform X1: MILTVKLKLRMNNEGNPKRKRLRTLSQIESQRSPLKMRSPVKNSGKIQFTSAYALLKQFQFKREHVLAACGDSSKHETMKKGKMPKKKLTRVDDEGQRKMATKKITNMKDREDQIKMPTKNCNEENHLVKMKANEHEGQSGKKPSRKKVPMKKSKVEDDKTKMKTNDANGQSKKPTNKKMPMKKLNEEDANEEEHKIESLIPAMTLDEFFEKYGISLDENDEEYEYDYDDHNPSVGDSNDSQLGNAFIPFFQ; this comes from the exons ATGATTTTGACAGTGAAGCTGAAATTGAG GATGAACAATGAAGGAAATCCCAAAAGAAAAAGGTTAAGGACCCTATCACAAATAGAGTCACAAAGAAGTCCCTTGAAGATGAGGAGTCCAGtaaaaaattcaggaaaaattCAATTCACGAGTGCTTATGCATTGCTAAAACAATTTCAATTCAAAAGGGAACATGTTTTAGCTGCATGTGGGGATAGTAGTAAACATGAGACAATGAAAAAGGGCAAGATGCCGAAAAAGAAGCTGACAAGAGTTGACGATGAAGGTCAAAGGAAAATGGCAACCAAGAAGATAACAAACATGAAAGACCGTGAGGATCAAATCAAGATGCCAACAAAAAACTGCAACGAAGAAAATCATCTAGTCAAGATGAAAGCCAATGAACATGAGGGTCAAAGTGGGAAGAAGCCATCCAGGAAGAAGGTGCCAATGAAGAAATCAAAGGTGGAAGATGATAAAACCAAGATGAAAACCAATGACGCTAATGGTCAAAGCAAGAAGCCGACCAATAAGAAGATGCCGATGAAGAAATTGAATGAAGAAGATGCTAACGAAGAAGAACATAAGATTGAGTCTCTTATCCCAGCTATGACTTTGGATGAATTCTTTGAAAAATATGGGATATcattggatgaaaatgatgaagaatATGAATATGATTATGATGATCACAATCCAAGTGTTGGTGATAGTAATGATAGTCAACTCggtaatgcctttatcccttttTTTCAATAG
- the LOC107616638 gene encoding uncharacterized protein LOC107616638 isoform X2 produces MFIVTRTNKKGETDSVTQKTIDHLQNLKQAGYSDDEALQTIFGKERHGRVHFYGRPVTKSSLKKDKQIRQMQQQHTEVVSTMEKNQNNLTSKLDGLTSLIKTLLQQVNPGMSAEQVQVMIEAAQQSPLDASSAPNDARRSIPPSLGSNHVSKDMEEDMM; encoded by the exons ATGTTTATTGTAACTCGTACTAACAAGAAAGGAGAGACTGATTCGGTAACACAAAAGACGATT GATCATCTTCAAAATTTGAAGCAAGCTGGATACAGTGATGATGAAGCACTTCAAACGATTTTTGGAAAGGAGAGACATGGTAGAGTTCATTTCTATGGTCGACCAGTCACAAAATCCTCTCTTAAAAAGGATAAGCAAATTCGACAAATGCAACAACAACATACTGAAGTGGTTTCAACTATggagaaaaatcaaaataacttAACTTCCAAGTTGGATGGTTTAACGAGCTTGATCAAAACGTTGTTGCAACAAGTTAATCCTGGTATGAGTGCAGAACAAGTGCAAGTAATGATAGAAGCTGCCCAACAATCTCCGCTTGATGCAAGTAGTGCACCAAATGATGCGAGGCGAAGCATTCCTCCTTCACTGGGATCGAACCATGTGTCAAAAGATATGGAA GAGGACATGATGTGA
- the LOC107616638 gene encoding uncharacterized protein LOC107616638 isoform X1, with the protein MFIVTRTNKKGETDSVTQKTIDHLQNLKQAGYSDDEALQTIFGKERHGRVHFYGRPVTKSSLKKDKQIRQMQQQHTEVVSTMEKNQNNLTSKLDGLTSLIKTLLQQVNPGMSAEQVQVMIEAAQQSPLDASSAPNDARRSIPPSLGSNHVSKDMEQEDMM; encoded by the exons ATGTTTATTGTAACTCGTACTAACAAGAAAGGAGAGACTGATTCGGTAACACAAAAGACGATT GATCATCTTCAAAATTTGAAGCAAGCTGGATACAGTGATGATGAAGCACTTCAAACGATTTTTGGAAAGGAGAGACATGGTAGAGTTCATTTCTATGGTCGACCAGTCACAAAATCCTCTCTTAAAAAGGATAAGCAAATTCGACAAATGCAACAACAACATACTGAAGTGGTTTCAACTATggagaaaaatcaaaataacttAACTTCCAAGTTGGATGGTTTAACGAGCTTGATCAAAACGTTGTTGCAACAAGTTAATCCTGGTATGAGTGCAGAACAAGTGCAAGTAATGATAGAAGCTGCCCAACAATCTCCGCTTGATGCAAGTAGTGCACCAAATGATGCGAGGCGAAGCATTCCTCCTTCACTGGGATCGAACCATGTGTCAAAAGATATGGAA CAGGAGGACATGATGTGA